CATGGGCATCGGCGGCGCGCCGGAAGGGGTTATAGCCGCAGCAGCCCTGCGGTGTGTAGGCGGCGATATGCAGGGAAGACTCAAGCCGCGAAATGACGATGAAATAACGCGGGCAAAAAAGATGGGCATAAAGGATATAAATAAAATATACCACATAGAAGAACTTGCTAAAGGCGATGTAATGTTTGCGGCAACAGGGGTTACAGATGGTGATTTCTTAAGAGGCGTCAGATTTTTCGGCGGAGGCGCGGAAACCCACTCTGTTGTGATGCGGTCAAAGACTAGGACAATCCGATACATAACAGCGACTCACTATTTTAAACATAAGCCAAGTTACTAATCGCAGGCTAAAACCCCTGCCAAACTACATCTATATGAAGATGCGGATTCTTTATCCATTGTTTGTTTTATATTGTGCTATAATGCCGTCTTCTGCCCACGCTGAGGTTGAGATAGATGGACGCGAGCTATATCTTCACTGGTGCAGCCAGTGCCACGGCCTTGAAGGGAGGGGTGATGGTGTAAACTCTGCACCCGATACCGATATGCGGATAAATCCCAGGGATCATACTGACGCCTCTTATATGTCAACAAGGACAGATAAACAGTTAGAGGAGGTAA
The sequence above is a segment of the Deltaproteobacteria bacterium genome. Coding sequences within it:
- a CDS encoding cytochrome c, which encodes MKMRILYPLFVLYCAIMPSSAHAEVEIDGRELYLHWCSQCHGLEGRGDGVNSAPDTDMRINPRDHTDASYMSTRTDKQLEEVIKGGGISISKSAMMPPWRATLTDKEIKAVILYLRKLCNCQFEGVLSDEKLRKASPDFK